In Streptomyces chartreusis NRRL 3882, the following are encoded in one genomic region:
- a CDS encoding SDR family oxidoreductase — MTSQGTPGTSQGTLDGKVALVTGASRGIGAATALRLAREGADVAVGYVNGKEAAEDVVRAVEALGRRAVAVRADAADAAEAAGAVTAAAEALGGLDVLVNNAGVGVLGPLETLSLADVDRVLAVNVRGVFLTSQAAAARMPEGGRIITIGSCMAQRVPGPGGTLYATSKAALAGMTKALARELGGRGITANLVLPGPIDTDMNPADGPYAAGQAAMTALGRFGTADEVASMVAYLAGAAYVTGAEFAVDGGHAA, encoded by the coding sequence ATGACTTCTCAGGGAACTCCCGGTACTTCTCAAGGAACTCTCGACGGCAAGGTGGCTCTCGTGACCGGCGCGAGCCGGGGCATCGGCGCGGCCACGGCCCTGCGGCTGGCCCGGGAGGGCGCGGACGTGGCGGTCGGCTATGTGAACGGCAAGGAGGCGGCCGAGGACGTCGTACGGGCCGTGGAGGCGCTGGGGCGCCGGGCGGTGGCGGTACGCGCGGACGCGGCGGACGCCGCCGAGGCGGCCGGTGCCGTGACCGCGGCGGCCGAGGCGCTGGGCGGCCTCGACGTCCTGGTGAACAACGCGGGCGTGGGGGTGCTCGGGCCGCTGGAGACCCTCTCGCTCGCGGACGTGGACCGGGTCCTCGCCGTCAACGTACGCGGTGTCTTCCTGACGTCCCAGGCCGCCGCCGCGCGCATGCCCGAGGGCGGGCGGATCATCACGATCGGCAGTTGCATGGCCCAGCGCGTGCCGGGCCCCGGCGGGACTCTCTACGCGACCAGCAAGGCGGCCCTGGCCGGCATGACCAAGGCCCTGGCCCGGGAACTGGGCGGGCGCGGGATCACGGCCAACCTCGTCCTTCCCGGCCCGATCGACACCGACATGAACCCGGCGGACGGACCGTACGCGGCCGGCCAGGCGGCGATGACGGCGCTGGGGCGGTTCGGGACGGCCGACGAGGTGGCGTCGATGGTGGCGTATCTGGCCGGGGCGGCGTACGTCACCGGTGCGGAGTTCGCCGTGGACGGCGGGCACGCGGCGTGA
- a CDS encoding ribonuclease domain-containing protein: MNFPPRASRLGAAAALLSALLVGGTVSATTADAAPTAVGDICYSDLPSQAHDTLDLIEQGGPFPFEQDGTVFQNREGILPSQSTGYYHEYTVITPGSSTRGARRIVTGEENREDYYTADHYESFDLVDYGC; encoded by the coding sequence ATGAATTTCCCCCCACGCGCCTCGCGACTCGGCGCAGCAGCCGCCCTCCTGTCCGCGCTCCTCGTCGGCGGTACCGTCTCCGCCACCACGGCCGACGCGGCCCCCACCGCCGTCGGTGACATCTGCTACAGCGACCTGCCGTCCCAGGCCCATGACACGCTCGACCTGATCGAGCAGGGCGGCCCCTTCCCGTTCGAACAGGACGGCACCGTCTTCCAGAACCGGGAAGGCATCCTGCCGAGCCAGTCGACCGGCTACTACCACGAGTACACGGTCATCACCCCGGGCTCCTCCACGCGCGGTGCGCGGCGCATCGTCACCGGTGAGGAGAACCGGGAGGACTACTACACGGCCGACCACTACGAGTCGTTCGACCTGGTCGACTACGGCTGCTGA
- a CDS encoding dihydrofolate reductase family protein, giving the protein MGKLVSTLFVTLDGVYQAPGGPHEDTRGGFTHGGWSFPYADEDFGRFIGEVFARPRAFLLGRRTYDIFSTFWPKVTDPADPVASKLNSLPKYVPSATLTDPGWAGTTVLTGDLAKEVTALKERTDGEIQVHGSGALVRSLLALDLVDSLHLLTFPVVLGTGFRLFPEGAVPTAFRHAGGSVTSTGVSIGTYEVAGRPQYGEYALPENA; this is encoded by the coding sequence ATGGGCAAGCTCGTCTCCACCCTCTTCGTCACCCTCGACGGCGTCTACCAGGCCCCCGGCGGCCCGCACGAGGACACCCGCGGCGGCTTCACCCACGGCGGCTGGAGCTTCCCGTACGCCGACGAGGACTTCGGCCGGTTCATCGGCGAGGTCTTCGCACGTCCGCGCGCCTTCCTGCTGGGGCGCCGGACGTACGACATCTTCAGCACGTTCTGGCCGAAGGTGACCGACCCCGCCGATCCGGTCGCCTCGAAACTCAACTCGCTGCCGAAGTACGTCCCGTCCGCCACCCTCACGGACCCGGGGTGGGCCGGCACCACCGTGCTCACCGGAGACCTCGCCAAGGAGGTCACGGCCCTGAAGGAGCGCACCGACGGTGAGATCCAGGTGCACGGCAGCGGCGCCCTCGTCCGGTCCCTGCTGGCGCTCGACCTGGTCGACTCGCTCCATCTGCTGACCTTCCCGGTCGTGCTCGGCACCGGGTTCCGGCTGTTCCCGGAGGGCGCCGTACCGACCGCGTTCCGGCACGCCGGGGGGAGCGTCACCAGCACGGGCGTCTCGATCGGGACGTACGAGGTGGCGGGCCGCCCGCAGTACGGCGAGTACGCGCTGCCGGAGAACGCGTAG
- the alc gene encoding allantoicase, translating into MTAIPSFTGDANPYGGGDPYADYRTADFPFTQYADLADRRLGAGVIAANDEFFAQRENLLVPERAEFDPEHFGHKGKIMDGWETRRRRGASGENPWPTAEDHDWALVRLGAPGVIRGIVVDTAHFRGNYPQAVSVEGTCVPGSPSPEELLGDDVKWTTLVPRTPVGGHAANGFSVAVEQRFTHLRVNQHPDGGIARLRVYGEVVPDPAWLEVLGTFDVVALENGGQVEDASNLFYSPATNTIQPGRSRKMDDGWETRRRRDQGHDWIRYRLAAQSRIRALEIDTAYLKGNSAGWASVSVRDGEDGDWREVLPRTRLQPDTNHRFVLPDPAVGTHARVDIFPDGGISRLRLFGSLTEDGARRLAARHQELGG; encoded by the coding sequence GTGACGGCGATTCCCAGCTTCACCGGCGACGCGAACCCCTACGGAGGCGGCGACCCGTACGCGGACTACCGCACGGCCGACTTCCCCTTCACCCAGTACGCCGACCTCGCCGACCGGCGCCTCGGTGCCGGTGTCATCGCCGCCAACGACGAGTTCTTCGCCCAGCGCGAGAACCTGCTGGTGCCCGAGCGCGCCGAGTTCGACCCCGAGCACTTCGGGCACAAGGGCAAGATCATGGACGGCTGGGAGACGCGGCGCCGCCGGGGCGCGTCGGGCGAGAACCCGTGGCCGACCGCCGAGGACCACGACTGGGCGCTGGTCCGCCTCGGCGCCCCGGGCGTGATCCGGGGGATCGTCGTCGACACCGCCCACTTCCGCGGCAACTACCCGCAGGCCGTGTCCGTCGAGGGCACCTGCGTGCCGGGCTCCCCGTCGCCGGAGGAGCTCCTCGGGGACGACGTGAAGTGGACGACCCTGGTCCCGCGCACCCCGGTCGGCGGCCACGCCGCGAACGGTTTCTCCGTCGCCGTCGAGCAGCGCTTCACCCACCTGCGGGTCAACCAGCACCCCGACGGCGGCATCGCCCGACTGCGCGTGTACGGCGAGGTCGTCCCGGACCCCGCGTGGCTGGAGGTGCTCGGCACCTTCGACGTCGTCGCCCTGGAGAACGGCGGCCAGGTCGAGGACGCCTCCAACCTCTTCTACTCTCCGGCCACCAACACCATCCAGCCGGGCCGCTCCCGAAAGATGGACGACGGCTGGGAGACCCGGCGCCGCCGCGACCAGGGCCACGACTGGATCCGCTACCGGCTCGCCGCGCAGTCCCGGATCCGCGCCCTGGAGATCGACACCGCGTACCTCAAGGGCAACAGCGCCGGCTGGGCCTCGGTGTCGGTCAGGGACGGCGAGGACGGCGACTGGCGGGAGGTCCTGCCCCGCACCCGCCTCCAGCCCGACACCAACCACCGCTTCGTCCTGCCGGACCCGGCCGTCGGCACGCACGCGCGCGTGGACATCTTCCCGGACGGCGGCATCTCCCGGCTGCGGCTGTTCGGCTCCCTGACGGAGGACGGTGCGCGGCGTCTCGCGGCGCGTCACCAGGAGCTGGGCGGCTGA
- a CDS encoding histidine kinase: MLTGLTGETPALFTGRRWFIPSALLHELDPDAARAGRRPRRTARDWVVDFSCFLLAVLVGAVAVEALNDNPHVPEGLAVVDQLIGALACAAVWLRRRWPLGLAVAMTAVTFVSDTAGGAGLIALFTLAVHRPFRYVAWVGGINAAMAPLYYWMRPDPDIPYLVSVVFAALLTVAIVGWGMFVRAKRQLMVSLRDRARRAETEARLRAEQAQRLAREAIAREMHDVLAHRLTLLSVHAGALEFRPDAHPAETARAAGVIRESAHEALQDLREIIGVLRAAEPDDTGRPQPTLAALDTLVAESREAGMKVALDQRVGDAGIVPSSVGRTAYRIAQEGLTNARKHAPGTEVTVTVTGAPGAGLTVCVHNPLPEGEVPPVPGSGQGLIGLTERATLAGGRLEHGHTPEGGFEVRAWLPWG; this comes from the coding sequence GTGCTGACGGGGCTGACGGGCGAGACACCTGCGCTGTTCACCGGGCGCAGATGGTTCATCCCCTCCGCCCTCCTGCACGAGCTCGACCCCGACGCCGCACGGGCCGGGCGACGGCCCCGGCGTACCGCCCGCGACTGGGTCGTCGACTTCTCCTGCTTCCTGCTGGCCGTGCTGGTGGGCGCGGTCGCCGTAGAAGCGCTCAACGACAACCCCCATGTCCCGGAAGGGCTGGCCGTCGTCGACCAACTGATCGGAGCGCTGGCCTGCGCGGCCGTCTGGCTGCGCCGGCGCTGGCCGCTGGGGCTTGCCGTGGCGATGACCGCCGTCACCTTCGTCTCGGACACGGCGGGCGGCGCGGGTCTGATCGCCCTCTTCACCCTCGCCGTGCACCGCCCCTTCCGGTACGTGGCCTGGGTGGGCGGCATCAACGCGGCCATGGCCCCGCTGTACTACTGGATGCGACCCGACCCGGACATCCCCTATCTCGTGAGCGTGGTTTTCGCCGCGTTGCTCACGGTCGCGATCGTCGGCTGGGGCATGTTCGTACGGGCCAAGCGGCAGCTCATGGTGAGTCTCAGGGACCGGGCCCGGCGAGCCGAGACGGAGGCGCGGCTGCGGGCCGAGCAGGCGCAGCGGCTCGCCCGCGAGGCCATCGCGCGGGAGATGCACGACGTGCTCGCCCACCGGCTGACCCTGCTGAGCGTGCACGCGGGCGCCCTGGAGTTCCGGCCCGACGCGCACCCGGCGGAGACGGCGCGGGCGGCGGGTGTCATCCGGGAGAGCGCGCACGAGGCCCTCCAGGACCTGCGCGAGATCATCGGCGTGCTGCGAGCGGCGGAGCCGGACGACACGGGGCGGCCGCAGCCGACGCTCGCGGCGCTGGACACGCTGGTCGCCGAGTCGCGTGAGGCCGGCATGAAGGTGGCCCTCGACCAACGCGTCGGCGACGCCGGCATCGTTCCGTCCTCCGTCGGCCGCACCGCGTACCGGATCGCCCAGGAGGGCCTGACCAACGCCCGCAAGCACGCGCCCGGCACGGAGGTCACGGTGACCGTCACCGGTGCGCCGGGCGCCGGCCTCACGGTCTGCGTGCACAACCCGCTCCCCGAGGGCGAGGTGCCCCCCGTCCCCGGCTCCGGCCAGGGCCTGATCGGCCTGACGGAACGAGCGACCCTGGCGGGCGGCCGCCTGGAGCACGGCCACACGCCGGAGGGCGGGTTCGAGGTACGGGCGTGGCTGCCGTGGGGCTGA